The following coding sequences lie in one Spinacia oleracea cultivar Varoflay chromosome 1, BTI_SOV_V1, whole genome shotgun sequence genomic window:
- the LOC110794294 gene encoding putative pentatricopeptide repeat-containing protein At1g09680 isoform X2, giving the protein MRNISVCNPLTILLRRTPPPPFFATLPWYSPPPFRPPLINDPIISTISTAIKTADDKPLKRLLPSIKPHHIIQLINVNPLNLQPLALLNFFNWVSSQPGFRLTLHSYCTMAHFLTAHNCFQEVACIFRFIVSRKGLAPNDVIYTTLINGHCRHGKVASGLELYGQLLKKGFEPDLFMYNTLVYGLCKEDDLRQARKLVNEMSLRGLKPDKITYTTLIDGCCKEGDIEMALDIKIKMVREGITIDDVTFTALISGLCRQGLVLDAEKTLREMLRAGFKPDNVTYTMVIDRFCKTGDVKMGFKLLKEMQSDGRVPGVVTYNVLMNGLCKQGQIKNANMLLDAMLNLGVTPDDITYNILLEGRSKHGTPKEFAALKNEKGLVNDYASYTSLINEITRSSKDCGKR; this is encoded by the exons ATGAGAAACATCTCCGTCTGTAACCCTTTAACTATTCTTCTCCGGCGAACTCCTCCACCTCCATTCTTTGCCACCCTTCCATGGTACTCTCCACCGCCATTTCGACCGCCACTAATCAACGATCCCATAATCTCCACAATCTCAACCGCCATCAAAACCGCCGACGATAAACCTCTCAAACGCCTCCTCCCTTCCATTAAACCCCACCATATCATCCAACTCATCAATGTCAACCCTCTCAATTTACAGCCACTTGCTCTCCTTAATTTCTTCAATTGGGTCTCCTCTCAACCTGGATTTCGCCTCACTCTTCACTCTTACTGCACTATGGCTCATTTCCTCACCGCCCACAATTGCTTCCAAGAAGTGGCCTGCATCTTTCGATTCATCGTGTCTCGAAAAG GATTAGCTCCGAATGATGTCATCTACACTACTCTAATCAATGGACATTGTAGACATGGGAAGGTTGCTTCAGGGTTGGAGTTGTATGGTCAACTATTGAAGAAAGGCTTTGAGCCTGATTTGTTTATGTATAACACACTGGTTTATGGCCTTTGCAAAGAGGATGACTTGAGACAAGCAAGAAAACTTGTTAATGAGATGTCTCTTCGAGGTTTAAAACCTGACAAGATCACTTACACTACACTCATTGATGGTTGCTGTAAAGAAGGTGATATAGAGATGGCTTTGgacattaaaattaaaatggtCAGAGAAGGGATCACCATCGACGATGTAACTTTTACTGCTCTTATTTCTGGGCTATGTAGGCAGGGCCTTGTTTTGGATGCTGAAAAAACTCTCAGAGAAatgttgagagctggttttaaACCCGATAATGTCACGTATACTATGGTAATTGATAGGTTTTGTAAGACCGGAGATGTGAAGATGGGTTTTAAACTACTCAAAGAGATGCAAAGTGATGGTCGTGTTCCTGGGGTTGTGACCTATAATGTTCTAATGAATGGGTTATGCAAGCAAGGGCAGATTAAAAACGCTAATATGCTCCTGGATGCGATGCTTAATTTAGGAGTAACTCCTGATGACATTACCTATAATATCCTCTTAGAAGGTCGGAGCAAACATGGGACTCCAAAAGAATTTGCTGCACTGAAAAATGAAAAGGGTCTTGTCAATGACTATGCTTCTTATACATCATTAATCAATGAAATCACTAGGTCATCAAAAGATTGTGGAAAGCGATGA
- the LOC110794294 gene encoding putative pentatricopeptide repeat-containing protein At1g09680 isoform X1, with translation MRNISVCNPLTILLRRTPPPPFFATLPWYSPPPFRPPLINDPIISTISTAIKTADDKPLKRLLPSIKPHHIIQLINVNPLNLQPLALLNFFNWVSSQPGFRLTLHSYCTMAHFLTAHNCFQEVACIFRFIVSRKGKDSAVSVFGILLESKTGHYKSNFVFDALMNAYLELGFVSDCIQCFRLIRKNGIPLPLKECARLFDHLLKTKSAEIALGFYKEIMDYGFPPNVFDFNILMNKFCRDAKIRDAHLVFCEIEKRRLQPTVVSFNTLINGYCKLGEVEEGFRLKRVMEEKKISPDIFTFSALINGLCKIGKLDDANELFEEMCDIGLAPNDVIYTTLINGHCRHGKVASGLELYGQLLKKGFEPDLFMYNTLVYGLCKEDDLRQARKLVNEMSLRGLKPDKITYTTLIDGCCKEGDIEMALDIKIKMVREGITIDDVTFTALISGLCRQGLVLDAEKTLREMLRAGFKPDNVTYTMVIDRFCKTGDVKMGFKLLKEMQSDGRVPGVVTYNVLMNGLCKQGQIKNANMLLDAMLNLGVTPDDITYNILLEGRSKHGTPKEFAALKNEKGLVNDYASYTSLINEITRSSKDCGKR, from the coding sequence ATGAGAAACATCTCCGTCTGTAACCCTTTAACTATTCTTCTCCGGCGAACTCCTCCACCTCCATTCTTTGCCACCCTTCCATGGTACTCTCCACCGCCATTTCGACCGCCACTAATCAACGATCCCATAATCTCCACAATCTCAACCGCCATCAAAACCGCCGACGATAAACCTCTCAAACGCCTCCTCCCTTCCATTAAACCCCACCATATCATCCAACTCATCAATGTCAACCCTCTCAATTTACAGCCACTTGCTCTCCTTAATTTCTTCAATTGGGTCTCCTCTCAACCTGGATTTCGCCTCACTCTTCACTCTTACTGCACTATGGCTCATTTCCTCACCGCCCACAATTGCTTCCAAGAAGTGGCCTGCATCTTTCGATTCATCGTGTCTCGAAAAGGTAAGGATTCCGCTGTTTCCGTCTTCGGTATTCTTCTTGAATCTAAAACTGGTCATTATAAGAGTAATTTTGTGTTTGATGCACTTATGAATGCTTATTTGGAGTTAGGTTTTGTTTCTGATTGTATTCAATGTTTTCGGTTGATTAGAAAGAATGGGATTCCGTTACCCTTGAAAGAATGTGCTCGTTTGTTTGATCATTTATTGAAGACTAAATCAGCTGAGATAGCTCTAGGGTTTTACAAGGAGATTATGGACTATGGATTTCCTCCCAATGTGTTTGATTTTAACATTTTGATGAATAAGTTCTGTAGGGATGCTAAAATTAGGGATGCCCATTTAGTGTTTTGTGAGATTGAGAAGCGTCGTTTGCAGCCTACGGTTGTTAGTTTCAATACTTTGATTAATGGCTATTGTAAGCTCGGCGAAGTGGAGGAAGGTTTTAGGTTGAAGAGGGTTatggaagaaaagaaaatatcacCTGATATATTTACATTTAGTGCTTTAATTAATGGGTTGTGTAAGATTGGTAAATTAGATGATGCTAATGAATTGTTTGAGGAGATGTGTGATATAGGATTAGCTCCGAATGATGTCATCTACACTACTCTAATCAATGGACATTGTAGACATGGGAAGGTTGCTTCAGGGTTGGAGTTGTATGGTCAACTATTGAAGAAAGGCTTTGAGCCTGATTTGTTTATGTATAACACACTGGTTTATGGCCTTTGCAAAGAGGATGACTTGAGACAAGCAAGAAAACTTGTTAATGAGATGTCTCTTCGAGGTTTAAAACCTGACAAGATCACTTACACTACACTCATTGATGGTTGCTGTAAAGAAGGTGATATAGAGATGGCTTTGgacattaaaattaaaatggtCAGAGAAGGGATCACCATCGACGATGTAACTTTTACTGCTCTTATTTCTGGGCTATGTAGGCAGGGCCTTGTTTTGGATGCTGAAAAAACTCTCAGAGAAatgttgagagctggttttaaACCCGATAATGTCACGTATACTATGGTAATTGATAGGTTTTGTAAGACCGGAGATGTGAAGATGGGTTTTAAACTACTCAAAGAGATGCAAAGTGATGGTCGTGTTCCTGGGGTTGTGACCTATAATGTTCTAATGAATGGGTTATGCAAGCAAGGGCAGATTAAAAACGCTAATATGCTCCTGGATGCGATGCTTAATTTAGGAGTAACTCCTGATGACATTACCTATAATATCCTCTTAGAAGGTCGGAGCAAACATGGGACTCCAAAAGAATTTGCTGCACTGAAAAATGAAAAGGGTCTTGTCAATGACTATGCTTCTTATACATCATTAATCAATGAAATCACTAGGTCATCAAAAGATTGTGGAAAGCGATGA
- the LOC110794294 gene encoding putative pentatricopeptide repeat-containing protein At1g09680 isoform X3, with protein sequence MDYGFPPNVFDFNILMNKFCRDAKIRDAHLVFCEIEKRRLQPTVVSFNTLINGYCKLGEVEEGFRLKRVMEEKKISPDIFTFSALINGLCKIGKLDDANELFEEMCDIGLAPNDVIYTTLINGHCRHGKVASGLELYGQLLKKGFEPDLFMYNTLVYGLCKEDDLRQARKLVNEMSLRGLKPDKITYTTLIDGCCKEGDIEMALDIKIKMVREGITIDDVTFTALISGLCRQGLVLDAEKTLREMLRAGFKPDNVTYTMVIDRFCKTGDVKMGFKLLKEMQSDGRVPGVVTYNVLMNGLCKQGQIKNANMLLDAMLNLGVTPDDITYNILLEGRSKHGTPKEFAALKNEKGLVNDYASYTSLINEITRSSKDCGKR encoded by the coding sequence ATGGACTATGGATTTCCTCCCAATGTGTTTGATTTTAACATTTTGATGAATAAGTTCTGTAGGGATGCTAAAATTAGGGATGCCCATTTAGTGTTTTGTGAGATTGAGAAGCGTCGTTTGCAGCCTACGGTTGTTAGTTTCAATACTTTGATTAATGGCTATTGTAAGCTCGGCGAAGTGGAGGAAGGTTTTAGGTTGAAGAGGGTTatggaagaaaagaaaatatcacCTGATATATTTACATTTAGTGCTTTAATTAATGGGTTGTGTAAGATTGGTAAATTAGATGATGCTAATGAATTGTTTGAGGAGATGTGTGATATAGGATTAGCTCCGAATGATGTCATCTACACTACTCTAATCAATGGACATTGTAGACATGGGAAGGTTGCTTCAGGGTTGGAGTTGTATGGTCAACTATTGAAGAAAGGCTTTGAGCCTGATTTGTTTATGTATAACACACTGGTTTATGGCCTTTGCAAAGAGGATGACTTGAGACAAGCAAGAAAACTTGTTAATGAGATGTCTCTTCGAGGTTTAAAACCTGACAAGATCACTTACACTACACTCATTGATGGTTGCTGTAAAGAAGGTGATATAGAGATGGCTTTGgacattaaaattaaaatggtCAGAGAAGGGATCACCATCGACGATGTAACTTTTACTGCTCTTATTTCTGGGCTATGTAGGCAGGGCCTTGTTTTGGATGCTGAAAAAACTCTCAGAGAAatgttgagagctggttttaaACCCGATAATGTCACGTATACTATGGTAATTGATAGGTTTTGTAAGACCGGAGATGTGAAGATGGGTTTTAAACTACTCAAAGAGATGCAAAGTGATGGTCGTGTTCCTGGGGTTGTGACCTATAATGTTCTAATGAATGGGTTATGCAAGCAAGGGCAGATTAAAAACGCTAATATGCTCCTGGATGCGATGCTTAATTTAGGAGTAACTCCTGATGACATTACCTATAATATCCTCTTAGAAGGTCGGAGCAAACATGGGACTCCAAAAGAATTTGCTGCACTGAAAAATGAAAAGGGTCTTGTCAATGACTATGCTTCTTATACATCATTAATCAATGAAATCACTAGGTCATCAAAAGATTGTGGAAAGCGATGA
- the LOC110794295 gene encoding uncharacterized protein isoform X2 — protein MSCRQVTPLLRRLYVGSHITSSSFTGLLGTGSSSSSCLTRKMIHFSQDGSRCSKGSYGGLLWMLLHGQAALLFGGSCSIVFAEDVPNGIASETNAGELTNDGLQRLEDGSVISNEHTSKWRIFTDNGRDFFLQGKMIEAEKLFSSALTEAKKGFGERDPHVASACNNLAELYRVQKSYHKAEPLYLDSISILEEAFGPDDVRVGAAFHNLGQFYIGQRKLEEARVCYERSLKIKGRVLGHGHSDYAETMFHLGTVLYLQGNAKDAEVLIQDSIRILEEGGQGESFSCIRKLRYLAKIYIKSNNKLGEAENVQRKILHIMELTKGWDSLDTVNAAGSLSMTLQSLGKLRDARELLERCLDVRRTLLPRDHIQIGANLLGLANLALLNVKQMKKLVTAEASLELDRAKEPLTNSVRIAQLVLDGSKSKQRYGRDEHTALLILEDLPVLEAEKSLRRCIGAYKQYGALISTYIPIEVKGEYSSCLKNLLSLITDTANNADQSCKVEVQELRDEIIRVEEEISSHKKHRL, from the exons ATGTCTTGTCGTCAGGTAACGCCATTGCTGAGAAGACTATACGTTGGTTCTCATATTACGTCGTCTTCTTTCACCGGATTATTGGGCACCggatcatcatcgtcatcatgtCTTACAA GGAAGATGATTCATTTTTCTCAAGATGGCTCTAGATGTTCAAAAGGAAGTTATGGAGGCTTACTATGGATGTTGCTACATGGACAAGCAG CACTTCTATTTGGGGGGAGCTGCTCTATTGTCTTTGCTGAAGATGTTCCAAATGGAATAGCCTCTGAAACCAATGCTGGAGAGTTAACCAATGATGGATTACAAAGACTTGAGGATGGCTCAGTTATATCAAACGAACATACGTCAAAGTGGCGTATATTCACAGATAATGGGAGAGATTTTTTTCTGCAA GGGAAAATGATTGAAGCTGAGAAGTTATTCTCATCCGCCTTGACAGAAGCTAAAAAGGGTTTTGGTGAAAGGGATCCACATGTTGCATCGGCGTGTAACAATCTG GCTGAGCTGTACAGAGTCCAGAAATCATATCATAAAGCAGAGCCCTTATATTTGGATTCCATTAGTATACTTGAGGAAGCGTTTGGTCCAGACGACGTACG TGTCGGTGCTGCTTTCCACAACCTTGGTCAATTCTATATAGGGCAGCGGAAATTAGAAGAAGCTCGAGTTTGTTACGAG CGGTCGTTGAAG ATAAAAGGCCGCGTCTTGGGACATGGCCATTCTGATTATGCGGAGACGATGTTTCATCTTGGAACG GTGCTGTATCTTCAAGGAAATGCAAAGGATGCGGAGGTCCTTATTCAGGATTCAATACGGATATTAGAG GAAGGCGGTCAAGGGGAATCATTCTCTTGCATAAGGAAGCTACGATATCTAGCAAAG ATTTACATAAAGTCCAACAATAAACTTGGGGAGGCTGAGAATGTACAAAGAAAGATTTTGCACATAATGGAGTTAACCAAG GGATGGGATTCTCTGGACACTGTAAATGCTGCTGGAAGTCTGTCCATGACTTTGCAATCTTTGGGAAAACTAAGGGATGCAAGGGAACTATTAGAAAG GTGTCTTGACGTTCGGAGGACATTACTTCCTCGAGATCACATTCAG ATTGGGGCCAACTTGCTGGGCCTCGCAAATTTGGCTTTGCTGAATGTcaaacaaatgaaaaaattagTGACTGCTGAAGCAAGTTTGGAGCTTGACAGAGCAAAAGAACCTTTAACAAATTCAGTCAG GATAGCTCAGCTAGTTTTGGATGGATCTAAATCCAAGCAACGTTATGGAAGAGATGAACATACTGCATTACTCATACTG GAAGATTTGCCTGTCTTGGAGGCTGAAAAGTCGCTTCGCCGTTGCATAGGAGCTTATAAACAG TATGGAGCTCTTATTTCAACTTATATACCCATTGAAGTTAAGGGGGAGTATTCTTCTTGCTTGAAGAACTTATTGAGCTTGATCACTGATACTGCAAACAATGCAGATCAATCCTGTAAAGTCGAGGTGCAAGAGTTGAGAGATGAAATTATACGCGTTGAAGAAGAAATATCATCGCATAAAAAACACAGGCTCTAG
- the LOC110794295 gene encoding uncharacterized protein isoform X1: protein MSCRQVTPLLRRLYVGSHITSSSFTGLLGTGSSSSSCLTRKMIHFSQDGSRCSKGSYGGLLWMLLHGQAALLFGGSCSIVFAEDVPNGIASETNAGELTNDGLQRLEDGSVISNEHTSKWRIFTDNGRDFFLQGKMIEAEKLFSSALTEAKKGFGERDPHVASACNNLAELYRVQKSYHKAEPLYLDSISILEEAFGPDDVRVGAAFHNLGQFYIGQRKLEEARVCYERSLKIKGRVLGHGHSDYAETMFHLGTVLYLQGNAKDAEVLIQDSIRILEEGGQGESFSCIRKLRYLAKIYIKSNNKLGEAENVQRKILHIMELTKGWDSLDTVNAAGSLSMTLQSLGKLRDARELLERCLDVRRTLLPRDHIQIGANLLGLANLALLNVKQMKKLVTAEASLELDRAKEPLTNSVRIAQLVLDGSKSKQRYGRDEHTALLILLQSLKALAHVEMAKQEVKKTGEDLPVLEAEKSLRRCIGAYKQYGALISTYIPIEVKGEYSSCLKNLLSLITDTANNADQSCKVEVQELRDEIIRVEEEISSHKKHRL, encoded by the exons ATGTCTTGTCGTCAGGTAACGCCATTGCTGAGAAGACTATACGTTGGTTCTCATATTACGTCGTCTTCTTTCACCGGATTATTGGGCACCggatcatcatcgtcatcatgtCTTACAA GGAAGATGATTCATTTTTCTCAAGATGGCTCTAGATGTTCAAAAGGAAGTTATGGAGGCTTACTATGGATGTTGCTACATGGACAAGCAG CACTTCTATTTGGGGGGAGCTGCTCTATTGTCTTTGCTGAAGATGTTCCAAATGGAATAGCCTCTGAAACCAATGCTGGAGAGTTAACCAATGATGGATTACAAAGACTTGAGGATGGCTCAGTTATATCAAACGAACATACGTCAAAGTGGCGTATATTCACAGATAATGGGAGAGATTTTTTTCTGCAA GGGAAAATGATTGAAGCTGAGAAGTTATTCTCATCCGCCTTGACAGAAGCTAAAAAGGGTTTTGGTGAAAGGGATCCACATGTTGCATCGGCGTGTAACAATCTG GCTGAGCTGTACAGAGTCCAGAAATCATATCATAAAGCAGAGCCCTTATATTTGGATTCCATTAGTATACTTGAGGAAGCGTTTGGTCCAGACGACGTACG TGTCGGTGCTGCTTTCCACAACCTTGGTCAATTCTATATAGGGCAGCGGAAATTAGAAGAAGCTCGAGTTTGTTACGAG CGGTCGTTGAAG ATAAAAGGCCGCGTCTTGGGACATGGCCATTCTGATTATGCGGAGACGATGTTTCATCTTGGAACG GTGCTGTATCTTCAAGGAAATGCAAAGGATGCGGAGGTCCTTATTCAGGATTCAATACGGATATTAGAG GAAGGCGGTCAAGGGGAATCATTCTCTTGCATAAGGAAGCTACGATATCTAGCAAAG ATTTACATAAAGTCCAACAATAAACTTGGGGAGGCTGAGAATGTACAAAGAAAGATTTTGCACATAATGGAGTTAACCAAG GGATGGGATTCTCTGGACACTGTAAATGCTGCTGGAAGTCTGTCCATGACTTTGCAATCTTTGGGAAAACTAAGGGATGCAAGGGAACTATTAGAAAG GTGTCTTGACGTTCGGAGGACATTACTTCCTCGAGATCACATTCAG ATTGGGGCCAACTTGCTGGGCCTCGCAAATTTGGCTTTGCTGAATGTcaaacaaatgaaaaaattagTGACTGCTGAAGCAAGTTTGGAGCTTGACAGAGCAAAAGAACCTTTAACAAATTCAGTCAG GATAGCTCAGCTAGTTTTGGATGGATCTAAATCCAAGCAACGTTATGGAAGAGATGAACATACTGCATTACTCATACTG CTACAGTCACTAAAAGCTCTTGCACATGTTGAGATGGCTAAGCAAGAAGTAAAAAAAACAGGG GAAGATTTGCCTGTCTTGGAGGCTGAAAAGTCGCTTCGCCGTTGCATAGGAGCTTATAAACAG TATGGAGCTCTTATTTCAACTTATATACCCATTGAAGTTAAGGGGGAGTATTCTTCTTGCTTGAAGAACTTATTGAGCTTGATCACTGATACTGCAAACAATGCAGATCAATCCTGTAAAGTCGAGGTGCAAGAGTTGAGAGATGAAATTATACGCGTTGAAGAAGAAATATCATCGCATAAAAAACACAGGCTCTAG
- the LOC110794295 gene encoding uncharacterized protein isoform X3 produces the protein MIEAEKLFSSALTEAKKGFGERDPHVASACNNLAELYRVQKSYHKAEPLYLDSISILEEAFGPDDVRVGAAFHNLGQFYIGQRKLEEARVCYERSLKIKGRVLGHGHSDYAETMFHLGTVLYLQGNAKDAEVLIQDSIRILEEGGQGESFSCIRKLRYLAKIYIKSNNKLGEAENVQRKILHIMELTKGWDSLDTVNAAGSLSMTLQSLGKLRDARELLERCLDVRRTLLPRDHIQIGANLLGLANLALLNVKQMKKLVTAEASLELDRAKEPLTNSVRIAQLVLDGSKSKQRYGRDEHTALLILLQSLKALAHVEMAKQEVKKTGEDLPVLEAEKSLRRCIGAYKQYGALISTYIPIEVKGEYSSCLKNLLSLITDTANNADQSCKVEVQELRDEIIRVEEEISSHKKHRL, from the exons ATGATTGAAGCTGAGAAGTTATTCTCATCCGCCTTGACAGAAGCTAAAAAGGGTTTTGGTGAAAGGGATCCACATGTTGCATCGGCGTGTAACAATCTG GCTGAGCTGTACAGAGTCCAGAAATCATATCATAAAGCAGAGCCCTTATATTTGGATTCCATTAGTATACTTGAGGAAGCGTTTGGTCCAGACGACGTACG TGTCGGTGCTGCTTTCCACAACCTTGGTCAATTCTATATAGGGCAGCGGAAATTAGAAGAAGCTCGAGTTTGTTACGAG CGGTCGTTGAAG ATAAAAGGCCGCGTCTTGGGACATGGCCATTCTGATTATGCGGAGACGATGTTTCATCTTGGAACG GTGCTGTATCTTCAAGGAAATGCAAAGGATGCGGAGGTCCTTATTCAGGATTCAATACGGATATTAGAG GAAGGCGGTCAAGGGGAATCATTCTCTTGCATAAGGAAGCTACGATATCTAGCAAAG ATTTACATAAAGTCCAACAATAAACTTGGGGAGGCTGAGAATGTACAAAGAAAGATTTTGCACATAATGGAGTTAACCAAG GGATGGGATTCTCTGGACACTGTAAATGCTGCTGGAAGTCTGTCCATGACTTTGCAATCTTTGGGAAAACTAAGGGATGCAAGGGAACTATTAGAAAG GTGTCTTGACGTTCGGAGGACATTACTTCCTCGAGATCACATTCAG ATTGGGGCCAACTTGCTGGGCCTCGCAAATTTGGCTTTGCTGAATGTcaaacaaatgaaaaaattagTGACTGCTGAAGCAAGTTTGGAGCTTGACAGAGCAAAAGAACCTTTAACAAATTCAGTCAG GATAGCTCAGCTAGTTTTGGATGGATCTAAATCCAAGCAACGTTATGGAAGAGATGAACATACTGCATTACTCATACTG CTACAGTCACTAAAAGCTCTTGCACATGTTGAGATGGCTAAGCAAGAAGTAAAAAAAACAGGG GAAGATTTGCCTGTCTTGGAGGCTGAAAAGTCGCTTCGCCGTTGCATAGGAGCTTATAAACAG TATGGAGCTCTTATTTCAACTTATATACCCATTGAAGTTAAGGGGGAGTATTCTTCTTGCTTGAAGAACTTATTGAGCTTGATCACTGATACTGCAAACAATGCAGATCAATCCTGTAAAGTCGAGGTGCAAGAGTTGAGAGATGAAATTATACGCGTTGAAGAAGAAATATCATCGCATAAAAAACACAGGCTCTAG
- the LOC110794296 gene encoding glutamine synthetase cytosolic isozyme 1-1, with the protein MSLLSDLVNLNLSDSTEKIIAEYIWIGGSGMDMRSKARTLNGPVSDPKELPKWNYDGSSTGQAPGEDSEVILYPQAIFKDPFRRGNNILVMCDAYTPQGEPIPTNKRCNAEKIFSHPDVVAEVPWYGIEQEYTLLQKDVNWPVGWPVGGYPGPQGPYYCGIGADKAFGRDIVDSHYKACIYAGINISGINGEVMPGQWEFQVGPAVGISAADEVWVARYILERITEIAGVALSFDPKPIPGDWNGAGAHTNYSTKSMREDGGYEIIKQAIEKLGLRHNEHIAAYGEGNERRLTGKHETASISTFLWGVANRGASVRVGRDTEKEGKGYFEDRRPASNMDPYVVTSMIAETTLLWKP; encoded by the exons ATGTCGCTACTTTCAGATCTTGTTAACCTTAATCTATCCGACTCCACTGAAAAGATCATTGCTGAATACATATG GATTGGTGGATCTGGTATGGACATGAGAAGTAAAGCAAGA ACGCTTAATGGACCAGTTTCTGATCCAAAAGAGCTGCCAAAATGGAATTATGATGGATCCAGCACTGGTCAAGCTCCTGGTGAAGACAGTGAAGTCATTCTATA CCCACAAGCTATCTTCAAAGATCCATTCAGAAGAGGCAACAACATCCTT GTTATGTGCGATGCCTATACCCCACAAGGAGAACCAATCCCAACCAACAAGAGATGCAATGCTGAAAAGATTTTTAGCCATCCAGATGTTGTAGCTGAAGTGCCTTG GTATGGTATCGAGCAGGAGTACACATTGCTGCAAAAGGATGTTAACTGGCCCGTTGGCTGGCCTGTAGGGGGTTATCCCGGTCCACAG GGCCCCTACTATTGCGGTATTGGTGCTGATAAAGCTTTCGGAAGGGATATTGTTGATTCGCACTACAAGGCTTGCATCTATGCAGGAATCAATATTAGTGGAATCAATGGAGAAGTGATGCCTGGACAG TGGGAATTCCAAGTTGGTCCAGCTGTTGGAATCTCTGCTGCAGACGAGGTGTGGGTAGCTCGCTATATTTTGGAG AGGATTACTGAGATTGCTGGAGTGGCTCTTTCTTTTGATCCAAAGCCAATTCCAGGTGACTGGAATGGTGCTGGTGCTCACACAAACTACAG CACAAAGTCCATGAGGGAAGATGGTGGGTATGAGATTATTAAGCAGGCTATTGAAAAGCTTGGATTGAGGCACAATGAGCACATTGCTGCTTACGGTGAAGGAAATGAACGCCGTCTCACTGGTAAACACGAAACAGCCAGCATTTCTACCTTCTTGTGG GGAGTAGCAAACCGAGGTGCATCAGTTCGTGTTGGAAGAGACACAGAGAAGGAGGGAAAAGGATATTTCGAGGACAGGAGGCCGGCTTCAAACATGGACCCGTATGTTGTAACTTCCATGATTGCCGAGACTACCCTTCTTTGGAAACCATAG